One genomic region from Sphingobacteriales bacterium encodes:
- a CDS encoding MBL fold metallo-hydrolase, producing the protein EAGQLKFIENEGQLFPGFDVRIYDGHTPGQVIPFITYKDTKVIFAADLLPSTGHIPLPYIMSYDMQPLVTLEEKKKFLEECADNQYIIFFQHDYYNECCTVRHTPKGVRLDRVFSLEEFCRN; encoded by the coding sequence GGAGGCAGGACAACTGAAATTTATTGAAAATGAAGGACAACTGTTCCCAGGTTTTGATGTCAGAATTTATGATGGTCATACTCCGGGACAGGTCATACCTTTTATCACTTATAAAGACACCAAAGTAATTTTTGCAGCCGACTTACTACCTTCAACCGGTCATATCCCACTTCCTTACATCATGAGTTACGACATGCAGCCCCTTGTTACCCTCGAAGAAAAAAAGAAATTTCTTGAAGAATGTGCTGATAATCAATATATAATTTTCTTTCAACACGACTATTACAATGAATGTTGTACGGTCAGACATACGCCCAAAGGCGTCAGGCTTGACCGTGTTTTCAGTCTGGAAGAATTCTGCAGAAACTGA
- a CDS encoding transcriptional repressor, with amino-acid sequence MNTYSYEEIIELFRNLGIRTTPQRLSIYQLLCYSKSHLTAEQIYQSLADKIPGLSLGTVYKTLDTLVEKGLVRRLKGTDDSVHFDADLDSHYHLFCEKTDKIMDYNDSELKQILDKYFESKQIDGFKIKEIQLNIIGETI; translated from the coding sequence ATGAATACTTATTCTTACGAAGAAATCATTGAACTGTTCAGGAATCTGGGAATCAGGACGACCCCACAGAGATTGAGCATTTACCAGCTTTTGTGTTATTCCAAAAGCCATCTGACAGCAGAGCAGATTTATCAATCGCTGGCGGATAAAATACCCGGATTATCGCTGGGAACAGTTTACAAAACACTTGACACGCTGGTAGAAAAAGGCCTTGTCAGAAGATTAAAAGGTACTGATGATTCCGTACATTTTGATGCAGATTTGGATTCTCATTATCACCTCTTTTGTGAAAAAACAGACAAGATAATGGATTACAATGATTCAGAGCTAAAACAAATACTTGATAAATACTTTGAATCAAAGCAGATTGACGGATTCAAAATAAAGGAAATACAATTAAACATTATAGGTGAAACAATTTAA
- a CDS encoding peroxiredoxin → MSLVGKPAPKFVADAVINGGEFDDQFTLEQYIGNKYVVFFFYPLDFTFVCPTEILAFQKALPEFEKRDAVVIGCSVDSKYSHWAWLNTPVEKGGIQGVKYPLVSDLSKTISMNYGVLAGEYTADEEGNWSFDGAPQAFRGLFLIDKNGVVQHELINHFGLGRSTAEALRMLDALRHLEQYGEVCPADWHEGEEAMKANAEGVANYLSKHK, encoded by the coding sequence ATGTCATTAGTAGGAAAACCAGCACCAAAATTTGTTGCAGATGCAGTCATTAATGGTGGTGAATTTGATGATCAGTTTACACTCGAGCAGTATATCGGGAACAAATATGTTGTATTCTTTTTCTATCCGCTCGATTTTACATTTGTATGCCCGACAGAAATTCTGGCATTTCAAAAAGCACTTCCGGAGTTTGAAAAACGCGATGCAGTAGTAATCGGATGCTCCGTTGACTCCAAATACAGTCATTGGGCATGGCTCAATACTCCGGTTGAAAAAGGTGGTATTCAGGGAGTTAAATATCCTCTGGTTTCCGACCTTTCCAAAACTATTTCAATGAATTATGGTGTTTTGGCCGGAGAATATACAGCTGACGAAGAAGGGAACTGGTCGTTTGATGGTGCCCCTCAGGCCTTCCGCGGTTTGTTTTTGATTGACAAGAATGGTGTGGTTCAGCATGAACTCATCAATCACTTCGGTCTTGGCCGCAGTACTGCAGAAGCCCTTCGTATGCTGGACGCTTTGCGCCATCTTGAACAATACGGAGAAGTTTGCCCTGCCGACTGGCACGAAGGCGAAGAAGCCATGAAAGCCAATGCAGAAGGTGTTGCCAACTATTTGTC